A DNA window from Lepidochelys kempii isolate rLepKem1 chromosome 9, rLepKem1.hap2, whole genome shotgun sequence contains the following coding sequences:
- the FAAH2 gene encoding fatty-acid amide hydrolase 2 isoform X1: protein MALSRAERCLVLLLRLLSRAFLLLLRLAARASTALAPGPRTLTPLAGAPPTRCVPPPGQPLLQLSAGQLARRIRRREVKCTDVVQAYIKRIEEINPLVNAVVKDRFDAALEEAHHVDKLLSEGHGDEDALQEKFPFLGVPFTVKEAFALHGMPNTSGLVSRRNLISTSDALVVSRLKQAGAIPLGVTNCSELCMWYESNNNVYGRTNNPYDLQRIVGGSSGGEGCVLGAACSVIGVGSDIGGSIRMPAFFNGIFGHKPTTGVVPNDGQFPNALGVRTEFLCTGPMCRYAEDLEPMLRVMAGPGVRKLKLDEKVSLEKVKFYCMEHDGGSVFVSPVDREILQAQRKVVEHLETRFGVQVQHITIHKMKYAFQIWSAMMSSRDSDGQEAQLFTDLLGDHGKPVWPLWELMKWFLGMSLHTIPAIALALTEKLMKLNPGGNAKLVSMGHSLRTEMMNLLGTDGMLLYPSHPIVAPKHYSPLGMPFNFAYTAVFNVLGLPVTQCPLGLSSEGLPLGIQVVAGPHNDHLTLAMARYLEKAFGGWVCPGKS from the exons ACCGCCGGGCCAGCCGCTGCTGCAGCTGTCGGCCGGGCAGCTGGCTCGGCGCATCCGCCGCCGGGAG GTAAAATGCACTGATGTTGTTCAGGCTTATATCAAGAGGATCGAGGAGATAAACCCGCTTGTCAATGCAGTTGTCAAGGACAG GTTCGATGCAGCCCTTGAGGAGGCCCACCACGTTGACAAACTGCTCTCGGAAGGCCATGGAGATGAAGATGCCCTGCAGGAAAAATTTCCCTTCTTGGGGGTTCCTTTCACCGTCAAGGAGGCCTTCGCGCTGCATG GGATGCCCAACACCTCTGGCCTGGTTAGCCGTCGCAACTTGATCTCCACGTCAGATGCTCTGGTGGTGTCACGGTTAAAGCAAGCTGGTGCAATTCCACTGGGTGTGACCAATTGCAGTGAGCTGTGCATGTGGTATGAATCTAACAACAATGTCTACGGCAGAACGAACAACCCATATGACCTGCAAAGGATTGTGGGTGGCAGCTCAG GTGGTGAGGGCTGCGTCCTGGGAGCTGCCTGTTCCGTAATCGGGGTGGGCTCAGATATCGGCGGCAGCATTCGGATGCCTGCTTTTTTCAATGGAATCTTTGGACATAAACCCACCACAG GGGTGGTCCCCAATGATGGTCAGTTCCCCAATGCTCTGGGGGTGCGGACGGAGTTCCTGTGCACGGGTCCCATGTGTCGCTATGCTGAGGACCTGGAGCCCATGTTGAGGGTCATGGCTGGGCCTGGAGTCAGAAA GCTGAAGCTGGATGAAAAGGTGTCACTGGAGAAAGTAAAATTCTACTGCATGGAGCATGATGGGGGTTCAGTTTTCGTGTCCCCTGTGGACAGGGAAATTCTTCAGGCCCAGAGAAAG GTGGTGGAGCACCTGGAGACTCGGTTTGGGGTCCAAGTTCAGCACATAACAATCCACAAGATGAAGTACGCTTTCCAGATCTGGTCTGCTATGATGTCTTCCCGGGACAGTGATGGGCAG GAAGCACAGCTGTTCACAGACCTGCTTGGGGATCATGGGAAGCCTGTATGGCCGCTGTGGGAGCTGATGAAATGGTTCCTGGGGATGTCTTTGCACACCATCCCAGCCATTG CCCTGGCACTGACAGAGAAGCTGATGAAACTCAACCCTGGTGGGAATGCCAAGCTGGTGAGCATGGGACACAGCCTGCGGACTGAGATGATGAACTTGCTGGGGACTGATGGGATGCTTTTGTACCCTTCCCACCCCATAGTGGCACCTAAGCACTACTCTCCCTTGGGGATGCCTTTCAACTTCGCGTATACAG CTGTTTTCAATGTCCTGGGCTTGCCTGTCACCCAGTGCCCACTGGGCTTGAGCAGTGAGGGACTTCCCTTGGGAATTCAGGTGGTGGCAGGCCCGCACAATGACCATCTGACACTGGCTATGGCTCGATACCTGGAGAAAGCTTTTGGAGGCTGGGTTTGCCCTGGAAAATCATAA